A DNA window from bacterium contains the following coding sequences:
- a CDS encoding ferredoxin has translation MKVKIDEELCTGCGLCSDNCAEVFELTDDVAQVTTDEVAPEHEDCVKDAIDDCPVEAITIIEE, from the coding sequence ATGAAAGTTAAGATTGACGAAGAACTTTGCACAGGATGCGGATTATGTTCTGATAACTGCGCAGAAGTGTTTGAGTTAACAGATGATGTTGCGCAAGTAACAACTGACGAAGTGGCCCCCGAACATGAAGACTGCGTGAAAGACGCAATAGACGATTGTCCTGTGGAAGCCATAACAATTATAGAAGAGTAG
- a CDS encoding 2-oxoacid:acceptor oxidoreductase family protein, which yields MKDMVEIRWHGRGGQGAKTAALLFADSAMSAGKFIQAFPEYGPERMGAPVQSFDRLSNKPITLHCGITSPDIVAVLDPTLMATVDVIAGLSDDGVIIINTASSPAEMRKEMGMSGKKIFTIDASGISKETLGRDIPNTPMLGALVKVSGLLEIENVLEDTKKKLEKKFRTKPELIEGNILAIKRAYEEVKGE from the coding sequence ATGAAAGATATGGTGGAAATACGCTGGCATGGAAGAGGCGGTCAAGGAGCAAAAACAGCAGCTCTTTTATTTGCCGATTCAGCAATGAGTGCAGGTAAATTTATTCAGGCATTTCCGGAATATGGTCCGGAAAGAATGGGTGCGCCTGTTCAGTCCTTTGACCGTTTAAGTAATAAGCCGATAACTCTGCACTGCGGGATAACCTCTCCGGACATTGTGGCTGTCTTAGACCCAACTCTTATGGCAACAGTTGATGTTATCGCAGGTCTTTCTGACGACGGAGTGATAATTATAAACACTGCCTCATCGCCTGCAGAAATGAGAAAAGAAATGGGGATGAGCGGCAAAAAAATTTTTACAATAGATGCATCCGGAATATCAAAAGAAACTTTAGGCAGAGACATTCCAAATACTCCAATGTTGGGAGCTTTAGTAAAAGTAAGCGGACTTCTGGAGATAGAAAATGTACTTGAAGATACAAAGAAAAAATTAGAAAAGAAATTCAGGACAAAGCCCGAACTAATAGAAGGTAATATCCTTGCAATTAAGAGAGCATATGAGGAGGTCAAAGGTGAGTGA
- a CDS encoding 4Fe-4S binding protein, producing the protein MRRSKVSEDKKLKGWKQLPIGAILNAGTAKNYKTGDWRNIRPVWNKEKCINCLRCWIYCPDSSIIVKDGKVDGIDLDHCKGCGICAEECPVKPEKAITMVPEK; encoded by the coding sequence ATGAGGAGGTCAAAGGTGAGTGAAGACAAAAAACTGAAAGGATGGAAACAACTGCCTATAGGCGCAATACTGAATGCAGGAACAGCCAAAAATTATAAGACCGGCGATTGGCGAAATATTCGTCCCGTATGGAATAAAGAAAAATGCATAAACTGTTTAAGATGCTGGATTTATTGCCCCGATTCTTCAATCATAGTCAAAGACGGTAAAGTTGATGGAATAGATTTAGACCATTGTAAAGGCTGTGGTATTTGCGCCGAAGAATGTCCGGTTAAGCCTGAAAAAGCGATAACAATGGTACCTGAAAAATAA
- the porA gene encoding pyruvate ferredoxin oxidoreductase — MQKKLAITGNEAMAYAMKQINPDVVAAYPITPATEIVQIFSQYVADGDVNTEFVAVESEHSAMSATIGASAAGSRAMTATSSQGLALMFEMLYIASALRLPIVMPEVNRSLSAPINIHADHSDTMGARDCGWIQIYCENSQEAYDSLIQAVRIAEESLLPIMVTIDGFIISHAMEVVETFDNKEIQDFIGKYKPAHPLLDVNHPITIGAIDFNDYYFEHKRSQIEAMNNVEPVILKIDQEFKKNFGRGYGLFEEYMMQDAETAIVVIGSTAGTAKVAVDNLRKQGKKVGLLRLRVFRPFPAEKLSKALSHLKAVAVLDRSTGMNAYAGPVCTEVASSLYTHSDKKPKIINYIYGLGGRDIFVEDIQKVYVDLENVAKGEKIEKLINYIGVRE; from the coding sequence ATGCAAAAAAAACTTGCGATAACAGGAAATGAAGCCATGGCTTATGCTATGAAACAAATAAACCCCGATGTTGTAGCTGCTTATCCTATAACTCCGGCAACCGAGATTGTCCAGATATTTTCACAGTATGTCGCAGACGGAGATGTTAACACAGAATTTGTAGCAGTTGAAAGCGAACATAGCGCTATGAGCGCAACTATCGGCGCATCCGCTGCAGGTTCAAGGGCAATGACAGCCACTTCGTCTCAAGGTTTGGCCTTGATGTTTGAAATGCTCTATATTGCCTCAGCTCTACGCCTTCCGATTGTTATGCCCGAAGTCAACAGAAGCCTAAGCGCGCCGATAAATATCCACGCTGACCATTCGGATACTATGGGAGCAAGAGACTGTGGTTGGATACAGATTTACTGCGAAAATTCACAGGAAGCATACGATAGTTTGATTCAAGCTGTAAGGATTGCCGAAGAGAGCCTCTTACCTATTATGGTAACAATAGACGGCTTTATTATCAGTCACGCTATGGAAGTAGTAGAGACTTTTGATAATAAAGAAATTCAAGATTTTATCGGCAAATATAAACCAGCTCATCCCTTATTAGACGTTAATCATCCCATCACAATCGGAGCGATAGATTTCAACGACTACTATTTTGAGCATAAACGTTCACAGATTGAAGCTATGAACAATGTAGAACCGGTTATCCTGAAAATTGATCAGGAATTTAAGAAAAATTTCGGGCGAGGTTACGGACTTTTTGAAGAATATATGATGCAAGATGCTGAAACTGCCATAGTAGTTATTGGTTCTACAGCAGGCACAGCAAAAGTTGCGGTAGACAATTTAAGAAAGCAAGGGAAGAAAGTAGGACTTTTAAGGCTTAGAGTTTTCAGACCTTTCCCGGCTGAAAAACTAAGCAAAGCATTATCTCATTTAAAAGCTGTTGCAGTATTAGACCGTTCTACCGGAATGAATGCATATGCAGGTCCCGTGTGTACAGAAGTTGCTTCTTCTCTATATACTCATTCGGATAAAAAACCTAAAATAATAAATTATATCTATGGACTTGGCGGAAGAGATATCTTTGTAGAAGATATCCAGAAGGTCTATGTGGATTTAGAGAATGTCGCAAAAGGCGAGAAAATAGAAAAGCTCATTAATTATATAGGAGTAAGAGAGTAA
- a CDS encoding pyruvate ferredoxin oxidoreductase (catalyzes the formation of acetyl-CoA from pyruvate and coenzyme A), with amino-acid sequence MMPSLKELSKEKEPLSGGHRLCAGCGASIVARQVLLAAPKPLVVTCATGCLEVATTIFPYTAWEMPWMHSAFENSAATCSGIESAYQSLKKQGTLPVDTKVNFIAFGGDGGTYDIGLQSLSGAMERGHRMLYVCYNNQAYMNTGIQRSSATPKGGFTTTSPVGKVNPGKEQSRKDLTAIVVAHNIPYVAQAVAGDWRDLTTKVQKALSKDGPSFINILTPCRLGWGYAPELTLQIGRLAAETCFWPLYEVEEGVYKLTSKPKEKKPIIELLKLQSRFKHLFKKGNEALLAEIQEDVDKKWKKLLSLCDNRAETK; translated from the coding sequence ATAATGCCGAGTTTAAAAGAATTATCTAAAGAAAAGGAGCCACTTTCCGGTGGGCATAGATTATGCGCAGGATGCGGCGCCAGTATTGTTGCAAGACAAGTTCTTCTGGCCGCGCCAAAACCTTTGGTCGTAACTTGTGCTACCGGTTGTCTTGAAGTTGCTACAACTATATTCCCTTATACTGCATGGGAAATGCCATGGATGCATAGCGCTTTTGAGAACTCTGCAGCAACGTGTAGTGGAATAGAATCCGCCTATCAATCCTTGAAGAAACAAGGTACGCTACCTGTAGATACAAAAGTAAATTTCATCGCATTTGGCGGAGACGGCGGAACATACGACATAGGACTGCAATCTTTATCTGGCGCTATGGAAAGAGGACATAGAATGCTTTATGTATGTTATAACAATCAGGCATACATGAATACCGGCATTCAACGCTCATCAGCCACTCCAAAAGGTGGATTTACTACAACCTCACCTGTAGGCAAAGTAAATCCCGGCAAAGAACAATCCCGTAAAGATTTAACTGCAATTGTGGTTGCGCATAACATCCCTTATGTTGCCCAAGCAGTTGCAGGCGACTGGAGAGATTTAACAACAAAAGTGCAAAAAGCGCTTTCAAAAGATGGTCCAAGTTTCATTAATATCCTTACTCCTTGCCGTCTTGGTTGGGGATACGCTCCCGAACTTACCCTCCAAATAGGACGACTTGCTGCAGAAACGTGTTTCTGGCCATTATACGAAGTAGAAGAAGGAGTATATAAGCTGACTTCCAAACCTAAAGAGAAAAAACCAATAATTGAATTATTAAAACTTCAAAGCAGATTCAAACATCTCTTCAAGAAAGGTAACGAAGCACTCCTCGCTGAAATACAGGAAGATGTTGACAAGAAATGGAAAAAACTGCTCTCTCTGTGTGACAATCGGGCAGAAACCAAGTAG
- a CDS encoding glycoside hydrolase family 3 C-terminal domain-containing protein → MTVERHFACCGILFPLMFGFFFSLIGTVFSQGNSLPVYKNTQIPVEERIEDLLSRMSLEEKVDMLSGTGFESKPNERLGIPSLNMTDGPVGVRWGKATAFPAGIAMAASWDTALVERIGQALARETKAKGRNVLLGPCVNIQRVPHAGRNFESFGEDPYLASRMAVSYVKGVQSEKVIATTKHLACNNQEYERGSIDTRVDERALREIYLPAFNAAVQEADCWAIMSAYNRLNGHYCSSNTALLTDILKNEWGFQGFTMSDWGAVHSTIPTLFAGLDIEMPEAKYLIKEDVLEAVKSGTVKESKIDDKIRRMLRAMFVMEFFDQPARQGFTGGKEPDTGALDTPEHRKLALETAQESIVLMKNERNLLPLDIKKIKSIAVIGPNAAISRTGGGGSSRVIPFYSISPLEALRNKIGKDVKIYYSPGMFMEEDMPPIESAYLRPPEGEEETQGLLGEYFNNMEFKGEPIIRKIDRQINFQGGNDFPKGIPADYFSVRWTGKLVPPKSAKYILSISSDDGSRLYLNGKLLLDNWGPHALQTKSATVELKKGKPVDIKVEFCEEAGEAAVILGWDIALDNVNPATETEAVKLAKKSDAAIVFAGLSNHIEGEGSDRKDLSLPSSQESLIKAIVKANKNTVVVLNSGSPILMNDWINQTPALLEVWYSGQEGGNAIVDVLFGQINPSGKLPMTFPKKWEDFPSYGNYPGEDGVVYYREGIFVGYRHFDKEDIEPLFPFGHGLSYTKFSYSDIKITPRKVSKEKNVEVSFNLKNSGLREGAEIVQLYLQDIESSVERPSKELKGFQKVYLKPGEEKRISLTIKSSDMKFFDICRKSWMAEAGKFKAMLGSSSRDIRIEGEFELK, encoded by the coding sequence ATGACGGTAGAAAGACATTTTGCTTGTTGTGGAATTCTGTTTCCCCTTATGTTCGGTTTCTTTTTTAGTCTTATAGGAACCGTTTTTAGTCAAGGAAACTCTTTGCCAGTTTATAAAAACACTCAGATCCCCGTCGAGGAACGCATAGAAGACCTGCTAAGTCGCATGAGTCTGGAGGAAAAAGTCGATATGCTTAGTGGGACCGGCTTCGAATCTAAACCTAACGAACGATTAGGGATTCCATCCTTGAATATGACCGATGGTCCTGTGGGTGTGCGATGGGGAAAGGCAACAGCTTTTCCTGCCGGCATAGCTATGGCAGCCAGCTGGGATACTGCCCTTGTAGAGCGAATCGGTCAGGCGCTTGCTCGGGAAACAAAAGCTAAGGGACGAAATGTATTACTTGGACCGTGCGTGAATATTCAACGTGTGCCGCACGCAGGCCGCAATTTCGAAAGCTTTGGTGAAGACCCATATCTGGCATCTAGAATGGCGGTATCTTATGTAAAAGGCGTACAGAGCGAGAAAGTCATTGCTACAACTAAACATCTCGCCTGTAATAATCAGGAATACGAAAGAGGTAGCATTGACACCAGAGTAGACGAACGCGCCCTGCGCGAAATCTATCTCCCTGCGTTCAATGCCGCAGTGCAGGAAGCTGATTGCTGGGCTATAATGTCGGCATATAATAGACTCAACGGTCATTATTGCAGTTCAAACACTGCCCTCCTCACCGATATTTTAAAGAATGAGTGGGGATTCCAAGGTTTTACAATGTCCGATTGGGGAGCCGTGCACAGCACAATCCCAACCCTATTCGCAGGATTAGATATAGAAATGCCGGAGGCAAAGTATCTGATAAAAGAAGATGTGCTGGAAGCAGTAAAAAGCGGGACGGTGAAAGAGTCTAAGATTGACGATAAAATCCGACGTATGTTACGGGCAATGTTTGTAATGGAATTTTTTGATCAGCCTGCCCGCCAAGGCTTTACAGGAGGGAAAGAACCCGACACGGGCGCATTGGATACGCCAGAGCACAGAAAACTCGCTTTGGAGACAGCCCAAGAAAGCATTGTGCTAATGAAAAACGAGAGAAACCTTCTGCCCCTCGACATTAAAAAAATAAAATCTATTGCTGTTATTGGTCCTAATGCGGCAATATCCAGGACTGGAGGAGGTGGTAGCTCAAGGGTAATACCTTTTTACTCAATCAGTCCTTTGGAAGCCCTGAGGAATAAAATCGGTAAGGACGTAAAAATTTATTACTCACCGGGAATGTTTATGGAAGAGGATATGCCTCCCATTGAATCCGCCTATTTGCGCCCTCCTGAAGGAGAAGAGGAAACCCAAGGATTGTTGGGTGAATATTTTAACAATATGGAATTTAAGGGTGAGCCTATAATTCGCAAAATAGACAGACAAATCAATTTCCAGGGGGGGAATGATTTTCCTAAAGGCATCCCAGCCGACTATTTCTCTGTGCGATGGACAGGGAAACTTGTTCCGCCAAAATCAGCGAAATATATACTAAGCATCAGCAGTGATGACGGTTCCCGTCTTTATCTGAACGGTAAACTTTTACTCGACAACTGGGGTCCCCATGCCTTACAGACCAAATCAGCCACTGTTGAACTAAAGAAAGGCAAACCGGTCGACATCAAGGTGGAATTCTGTGAAGAGGCTGGCGAAGCAGCGGTAATTTTGGGTTGGGATATAGCCCTTGATAATGTTAACCCTGCAACGGAAACAGAAGCAGTGAAGCTTGCCAAAAAATCGGATGCGGCAATTGTTTTTGCGGGTTTATCCAATCACATTGAGGGCGAGGGTTCCGATCGTAAAGACCTCTCTCTACCTTCCAGCCAGGAAAGTTTGATTAAAGCAATCGTAAAAGCTAATAAAAATACCGTTGTAGTCTTGAATAGCGGATCTCCAATATTAATGAATGACTGGATTAATCAAACACCAGCCCTTTTGGAAGTATGGTATTCCGGACAAGAAGGTGGAAATGCGATTGTTGATGTGCTCTTCGGCCAGATCAATCCTTCCGGAAAACTGCCTATGACTTTCCCGAAAAAGTGGGAAGATTTTCCATCTTACGGTAACTATCCCGGCGAAGACGGCGTTGTTTATTATAGAGAAGGTATTTTTGTCGGATATCGCCATTTTGATAAAGAGGACATTGAACCATTGTTCCCCTTTGGACACGGACTTAGCTACACAAAATTTTCCTACAGCGACATAAAAATCACACCAAGAAAAGTTAGTAAAGAGAAAAATGTGGAGGTGAGTTTTAATTTAAAAAATAGCGGTTTGCGTGAAGGCGCAGAAATTGTTCAGCTTTACCTGCAAGACATAGAATCTAGCGTGGAAAGGCCAAGCAAAGAACTAAAGGGATTCCAAAAAGTTTATCTAAAGCCCGGCGAGGAAAAACGCATCAGTTTGACTATCAAGTCTTCTGATATGAAATTCTTTGATATATGTAGAAAAAGTTGGATGGCAGAAGCAGGTAAGTTCAAAGCAATGCTCGGTAGTTCTTCAAGAGATATTCGTATTGAAGGTGAATTTGAATTAAAATAG
- a CDS encoding transketolase gives MKDKSFLDSRLKAEEIKHLTETAQLCRGDIIKMTTLAGSGHPGGSLSSIDILTTLYSYAKVDPKEPYHPLRDRIIISCGHISPGVYSTLGRLGFINIDDVISGFRNEKTLFEGHVVRDVPGIEWSTGNLGQGLSAGCGFAIASRIKKEDWNVFVVMSDGEQAKGQIAEARKFAKKYNLTNLTVIIDYNQLQISGWIHDVMPQNIKANYEADGWKVLEINGHDYKQIYEALREGAHSKNKLVAIIARTTMGKGISFIENKWEFHGKALNIEQYKQAIKELGLVDDLTKYSKRREKIHPLLPGKRPEEKIDIDVGTPFIYGPEEKTDNRSAFGKALADIGKRNFPARFAAGGQIGRNVPGKNPLVVLDCDLSTSVKTASFANNCSCNFLQGGVQEHNTATVAGALSTEGIVTFFADFGVFGIDETYNQHRLNDINNSNLKLMCTHCGLDVGEDGKTHQCIDYIGAMRNLFGFKIIVPADPNQTDRAVRYIAKKRGNFIVAMGRSKLPIVLAEDCSPLFGGKYEFQYGKADILRDGNDASIITCGAISEKAIKVSDSLKTKGYSVRVVNISCPSDIDKDAIRQAVNTGLIVTLEDHHKETGLGSIVAQVIAEESLVVKFVKIGVDHYGESGKPEELYKLFGMDEAGITQTVLSNLKK, from the coding sequence ATGAAAGATAAAAGTTTTTTAGACAGCAGATTAAAAGCGGAAGAAATAAAACATTTAACAGAGACTGCGCAACTGTGCAGGGGCGATATTATTAAAATGACGACTCTTGCCGGTTCGGGACATCCGGGCGGTTCATTATCATCAATAGATATACTTACTACTCTTTATTCCTACGCAAAAGTGGACCCAAAAGAACCTTATCATCCGTTAAGAGACCGAATCATAATCTCGTGCGGACATATTTCTCCGGGCGTATATTCAACATTGGGAAGATTGGGATTCATAAATATCGACGATGTGATATCAGGTTTCCGAAATGAGAAAACTCTTTTTGAGGGACACGTCGTAAGAGATGTCCCCGGCATAGAGTGGTCAACCGGTAATTTAGGACAAGGACTTTCAGCAGGTTGCGGTTTTGCCATTGCATCAAGAATTAAGAAAGAGGACTGGAATGTTTTTGTGGTAATGAGCGACGGAGAGCAAGCAAAAGGACAAATTGCCGAAGCAAGAAAATTTGCCAAGAAATATAACCTTACAAACCTTACCGTTATTATAGACTACAATCAACTCCAGATTTCGGGATGGATTCATGATGTAATGCCTCAGAATATAAAAGCAAATTATGAAGCCGACGGATGGAAAGTTCTGGAGATTAACGGACATGATTATAAGCAAATCTACGAAGCCCTTAGAGAAGGGGCTCACAGTAAGAACAAGCTAGTTGCCATTATTGCCCGAACCACTATGGGCAAAGGTATATCGTTTATAGAAAATAAATGGGAATTTCACGGTAAAGCGTTAAACATAGAACAATATAAACAGGCTATAAAAGAATTAGGGCTTGTAGATGACTTAACTAAATACAGTAAAAGGAGAGAAAAAATTCATCCTTTGTTGCCGGGAAAAAGACCGGAAGAAAAAATAGACATAGATGTAGGCACTCCATTTATATACGGACCTGAGGAAAAAACAGACAACAGAAGCGCATTCGGAAAAGCACTGGCTGATATCGGTAAACGTAATTTCCCTGCCCGCTTCGCAGCAGGCGGGCAAATAGGCAGGAATGTACCCGGCAAAAATCCTTTGGTTGTTTTGGATTGTGATTTGTCCACATCCGTAAAGACGGCTTCATTTGCAAATAACTGTTCTTGCAATTTTCTACAAGGAGGCGTTCAAGAGCATAACACTGCCACAGTTGCAGGAGCGCTTTCTACGGAAGGAATTGTAACCTTTTTTGCTGATTTTGGAGTATTCGGTATTGACGAGACCTATAACCAGCACCGACTAAACGATATTAATAATTCCAACCTTAAACTAATGTGCACCCATTGCGGATTAGACGTTGGAGAAGACGGCAAAACACACCAGTGCATTGATTACATAGGAGCGATGAGGAATCTGTTCGGATTTAAAATTATCGTCCCTGCCGACCCCAATCAGACCGATAGAGCTGTAAGATATATAGCTAAAAAAAGAGGTAACTTTATCGTTGCTATGGGGAGGTCAAAGCTTCCAATAGTTCTTGCAGAAGACTGCAGTCCATTATTTGGGGGGAAATATGAATTCCAATACGGCAAGGCGGACATTTTAAGAGACGGAAACGATGCTTCCATAATAACCTGCGGAGCCATTTCAGAAAAAGCCATCAAAGTTTCTGATTCTCTAAAAACAAAAGGGTATTCCGTCAGAGTTGTGAATATTTCATGCCCCTCTGATATAGACAAAGACGCAATAAGACAAGCAGTTAATACGGGGCTTATCGTCACTCTCGAAGACCACCACAAAGAAACAGGATTAGGTTCTATTGTCGCGCAGGTAATAGCAGAAGAATCCCTCGTCGTAAAATTTGTAAAAATAGGCGTTGACCACTACGGCGAATCCGGAAAACCCGAAGAACTTTACAAGCTCTTTGGGATGGATGAAGCCGGCATAACTCAAACCGTATTATCTAATTTAAAAAAATAG
- a CDS encoding sugar phosphate isomerase/epimerase, with amino-acid sequence MELGLVIPELEECYQKGTFYKTIEILQKAEIHKIEAHASFLLNKTHQKLSQLNQDLEKRNIIISSIHAPFGEDKDLSSLSSIIRKKAINQHIAVMRQMDIIKTQVLTIHPGGRVKQDTDIPVREELFKESLEILLKNAEQLNIKLAVENMLPLHPLYKIETLKKILDEFPSPFLGVCLDTGHANVGKGVIETFNVIKEKMFDCHVHDNDGTKDMHLQPPYGKINWAEFFSAVENIKFKRPLMIESLPWQGRELSWMFKEVRMLKDNQILEKDSPKKHFLRCRKCNHFIYNAESEPICYCNFCIQTAQV; translated from the coding sequence ATGGAATTAGGACTTGTTATTCCTGAATTAGAAGAATGTTACCAAAAAGGAACATTCTATAAAACAATAGAAATACTCCAAAAGGCCGAAATTCATAAAATAGAAGCGCATGCTTCGTTTCTATTGAACAAAACTCACCAAAAACTTTCTCAATTAAATCAGGATTTAGAAAAAAGAAATATAATTATCTCTTCTATCCATGCTCCTTTTGGCGAAGATAAAGACCTTTCAAGCTTAAGTTCCATAATAAGAAAAAAGGCAATAAACCAACACATTGCTGTTATGAGGCAGATGGACATTATAAAAACACAGGTCCTTACAATTCATCCCGGCGGTAGAGTAAAACAAGATACAGATATTCCCGTCAGAGAAGAACTCTTCAAGGAAAGTTTAGAAATACTCCTTAAAAATGCGGAACAGCTCAACATAAAACTTGCCGTTGAAAATATGCTGCCATTGCATCCCTTATACAAGATCGAAACACTAAAGAAGATATTAGACGAATTTCCTTCACCTTTTCTGGGGGTCTGCTTGGATACCGGACACGCCAATGTTGGCAAAGGAGTGATTGAGACATTTAATGTAATAAAGGAAAAAATGTTTGACTGTCATGTTCACGATAACGACGGGACAAAAGATATGCACTTACAACCGCCCTATGGCAAAATTAACTGGGCAGAATTTTTCAGCGCTGTAGAAAATATAAAATTCAAAAGGCCTTTAATGATTGAATCGCTCCCCTGGCAGGGAAGGGAACTAAGCTGGATGTTCAAGGAAGTAAGAATGTTAAAAGATAATCAAATATTAGAAAAAGATTCTCCCAAAAAACACTTTCTAAGATGCCGTAAATGTAACCATTTCATTTACAACGCAGAATCCGAACCCATCTGTTATTGTAATTTCTGTATACAAACCGCTCAAGTTTGA
- a CDS encoding NAD(P)H-dependent oxidoreductase, protein MKVAIVYFSLTGNTEKAAIEIENQLEKKNIQVSRIKLEGNFGTFFTNSFKALFRVKAKTEQLQWDMKEFDFIIIGSPVWAFSPTPQVNTFLKKCSGLEGKNGAIFVTYGSGTGKDRALRIMKKELLLKGLKEVYSFSLSDKITSGDMDKLNKKVEFILASSPISYKTSEVKNE, encoded by the coding sequence ATGAAAGTTGCGATTGTATATTTTTCGTTAACCGGAAACACAGAAAAAGCCGCTATAGAAATAGAAAATCAGCTTGAAAAGAAAAACATACAAGTTTCCCGCATAAAATTAGAAGGAAATTTCGGAACTTTTTTCACCAATTCATTTAAAGCTCTCTTCCGTGTAAAGGCAAAAACCGAACAGCTCCAATGGGACATGAAAGAATTCGACTTTATTATTATAGGCAGTCCCGTCTGGGCATTTTCTCCAACACCCCAAGTCAACACCTTCTTAAAAAAATGCAGTGGGTTAGAAGGCAAAAACGGAGCTATTTTTGTAACATACGGCAGTGGGACAGGTAAGGATAGAGCATTAAGAATTATGAAAAAAGAATTATTACTAAAAGGATTAAAAGAGGTTTATTCTTTTTCTTTATCTGATAAAATAACCTCAGGAGACATGGATAAACTGAATAAAAAGGTCGAATTTATTCTTGCGTCTTCTCCTATATCTTATAAAACAAGTGAGGTGAAAAATGAGTAA
- a CDS encoding response regulator produces the protein MSKKTILLVEDDDIIRLSLKTILEAIPDYEVIESPNGANALALLSSKKPQIDAAVLDIMMTGHGGSVGDYLKKDPQYDNTLIIYHTGLNKNQFDNKILEGALYVNKGKESINKIAEILKEQLG, from the coding sequence ATGAGTAAAAAAACTATTCTATTAGTAGAAGATGACGACATTATCAGGCTTTCATTAAAAACTATACTTGAAGCCATTCCTGATTATGAAGTAATAGAATCCCCCAATGGAGCAAATGCCCTTGCCCTACTTTCATCCAAGAAACCTCAGATAGATGCTGCGGTATTGGACATTATGATGACCGGGCACGGCGGTTCAGTGGGCGATTATCTCAAGAAAGACCCCCAATATGATAATACGCTTATCATTTACCATACCGGTCTGAACAAAAACCAGTTCGATAATAAAATTCTTGAAGGGGCATTATATGTTAATAAGGGAAAAGAAAGTATCAATAAAATAGCAGAAATTCTAAAAGAACAATTGGGATAA
- a CDS encoding YajQ family cyclic di-GMP-binding protein, translating into MANFSFDIVSEVDLQEMDNAINQANKELIQRFDFKNSVSSIAYDRKEKKITLVSDNDAKLRSLTDILTTRMAKRNIALKSLKFNKPENTFQGHVRQTVEICMGIEKEKAKQLIGIIKELKLKVQTQIEGEKIRVSSAKKDELQEVIAHLKKLEDFPIPLTFSNYR; encoded by the coding sequence ATGGCAAATTTTTCTTTTGATATAGTATCCGAAGTCGACCTGCAGGAAATGGACAACGCGATAAATCAGGCAAACAAAGAATTGATACAGAGGTTTGATTTTAAAAATAGCGTATCTTCTATCGCCTACGACCGCAAAGAGAAAAAAATCACTTTGGTCTCCGATAATGATGCAAAGTTGCGTTCTCTTACCGACATTTTAACTACCAGGATGGCAAAAAGAAACATCGCTCTGAAATCTCTGAAATTTAATAAACCGGAAAATACATTTCAGGGTCATGTTCGCCAAACAGTGGAAATATGTATGGGCATTGAGAAGGAAAAAGCGAAACAGCTAATAGGAATTATAAAAGAGCTTAAGCTTAAAGTACAAACTCAAATTGAAGGTGAAAAAATAAGAGTCAGCTCAGCGAAAAAGGATGAACTGCAGGAAGTTATCGCGCATTTAAAAAAGCTGGAAGACTTTCCCATTCCGCTTACTTTTTCTAATTATCGTTAA